A single Bacillota bacterium DNA region contains:
- the spo0A gene encoding sporulation transcription factor Spo0A, producing the protein MIRVLVADNNIELVETLEEYLNSLPDMEVVGRAYDGEEALAKIERLSPDVVILDITMPHLDGLAVMERLRGMDGPAVQDAPSRVVRPAVIVLTAFGREDVIQRFTELGAQYFIVKPFDLELLAQRIREFGTAQESAAHDDGALPAQPRTGRAAEFTGHHGQDAEAVVTALLHQIGVPAHFKGYIYLRDAVLLVVRENRMLGGSLTKEIYPRLAEKYGTTAGGVEAAIRNAIMAAWEHGNRDFLAALTGLGNRRDRLPTNSLMIAKLADRVRFANLPPPQPLEKTA; encoded by the coding sequence GTGATTCGGGTGCTGGTGGCCGATAACAACATCGAGCTTGTCGAGACCCTCGAAGAGTATCTCAACAGCCTTCCCGACATGGAGGTCGTCGGCCGGGCATACGACGGCGAGGAGGCTCTGGCCAAGATCGAGCGCCTGAGCCCCGACGTTGTCATCCTCGACATCACCATGCCCCACCTGGACGGCCTCGCGGTCATGGAGCGGCTGCGCGGGATGGACGGGCCTGCAGTCCAGGATGCTCCGAGCCGGGTGGTGCGTCCTGCGGTCATCGTCCTCACGGCGTTCGGCCGCGAGGACGTGATCCAGCGCTTTACCGAACTCGGGGCGCAGTACTTCATCGTCAAGCCCTTCGACCTGGAGCTGCTGGCGCAACGTATCCGCGAGTTCGGCACGGCGCAGGAGTCCGCGGCGCACGACGACGGCGCGCTACCGGCACAGCCTCGCACGGGCCGGGCGGCGGAGTTCACCGGCCACCACGGGCAGGACGCAGAGGCGGTGGTCACGGCACTGCTCCACCAGATCGGCGTGCCGGCCCACTTCAAGGGGTACATCTACCTGAGGGACGCCGTGCTGCTGGTGGTGCGGGAGAACCGCATGTTGGGCGGCTCCCTGACCAAGGAGATCTATCCGCGGCTGGCCGAGAAGTACGGCACGACGGCCGGGGGGGTCGAGGCGGCCATCCGCAACGCCATCATGGCGGCGTGGGAGCATGGAAACCGGGATTTCCTGGCGGCCCTGACTGGACTTGGCAACCGGCGGGACCGCCTGCCCACCAACTCACTCATGATCGCGAAGCTGGCCGACCGGGTACGCTTTGCGAACCTTCCTCCGCCCCAGCCGCTGGAGAAGACCGCCTGA